From one Streptomyces sp. Q6 genomic stretch:
- a CDS encoding GPR1/FUN34/YaaH family transporter has product MDNDVSAGSTSTVSTLGRLALGLTLLAFGLGHTQVIDGVTAADAVSLATYVGGIALFVAGLLALREDGFTGTAYAGLGAFWFTWGVASDDPVSANAAGLFLLLFALLALSLTLGSGGAGVFTRGTYAALFVALVLLAVAAFGDTDSLAKVGGWFAAAGGLLAWYGATASMAGLPTALPGRAAGRGVTAAG; this is encoded by the coding sequence GTGGACAACGACGTCTCCGCGGGAAGCACCTCCACCGTCTCGACTCTCGGCCGACTCGCCCTGGGACTGACCCTGTTGGCCTTCGGCCTCGGGCACACCCAGGTGATCGACGGCGTGACGGCCGCCGACGCCGTCTCTCTCGCCACCTACGTGGGCGGCATCGCCCTCTTCGTCGCCGGTCTGCTCGCCCTGCGCGAGGACGGCTTCACCGGCACGGCGTACGCCGGACTCGGTGCCTTCTGGTTCACCTGGGGCGTCGCCTCCGACGACCCCGTCTCCGCGAACGCCGCGGGGCTCTTCCTGCTCCTCTTCGCGCTGCTCGCGCTGAGCCTGACACTCGGCTCCGGCGGGGCGGGCGTCTTCACGCGGGGCACGTACGCGGCGCTGTTCGTGGCGCTGGTGCTGCTCGCCGTCGCCGCGTTCGGTGACACGGACTCCCTGGCCAAGGTCGGCGGCTGGTTCGCCGCCGCGGGCGGTCTGCTCGCCTGGTACGGGGCCACGGCCTCGATGGCGGGGCTGCCGACCGCGCTGCCCGGTCGTGCTGCCGGCCGGGGGGTGACGGCCGCCGGCTGA
- the glmS gene encoding glutamine--fructose-6-phosphate transaminase (isomerizing), with amino-acid sequence MCGIVGYIGKRDVAPLLLEGLQRLEYRGYDSAGVVITSPKATGLKMVKAKGRVRDLEAKVPARFKGTTGIAHTRWATHGAPSDENAHPHMSGDNKVAVVHNGIIDNASELRAKLTAEGVEFLSETDTEVLVHLIARSQQTDLEDKVREALRLIEGTYGIAVVHADFPDRIVVARNGSPVVLGIGDKEMFVASDIAALVSHTRQIVTLDDGEMATLKADDFRTYTTEGTRTTASPTTVEWEAASYDMGGHDTYMHKEIFEQADAVDRVLRGRIDDRFSTVHLGGLNLDAREARSVRRVKILGCGTSYHAGLIGAQMIEELARIPADAEPASEFRYRNPVVDPDTLYIAVSQSGETYDVLAAVQELKRKGARVFGVVNVVGSAIARESDAGVYVHAGPEVCVVSTKCFTNTTVAFALLALHLGRIRDLSVADGKRIIEGLRKLPAQITEILDQEAEIKKIAEEYADARSMMFIGRVRGYPVAREASLKLKEVSYIHAEAYPASELKHGPLALIEPALPTVAIVPDDDLLEKNRAALEEIKARSGRILAVAHQEQEKADRTIVVPKNEDELDPILMGIPLQLLAYHTALALGRDIDKPRNLAKSVTVE; translated from the coding sequence ATGTGCGGAATTGTCGGCTACATCGGCAAGCGTGACGTCGCGCCGCTCCTCCTTGAGGGGTTGCAGCGCCTGGAGTACCGCGGATACGACTCCGCGGGCGTCGTGATCACCAGCCCCAAGGCGACCGGCCTGAAGATGGTCAAGGCGAAGGGCCGCGTCCGCGACCTGGAAGCAAAGGTCCCGGCCCGCTTCAAGGGCACGACCGGCATCGCCCACACCCGCTGGGCCACCCACGGCGCCCCCTCCGACGAGAACGCGCACCCGCACATGTCCGGCGACAACAAGGTCGCCGTCGTGCACAACGGCATCATCGACAACGCCTCCGAGCTGCGCGCGAAGCTGACCGCCGAGGGCGTCGAGTTCCTCTCCGAGACGGACACCGAGGTCCTCGTCCACCTCATCGCCCGCTCGCAGCAGACGGACCTGGAGGACAAGGTCCGCGAGGCGCTCCGCCTGATCGAGGGCACGTACGGCATCGCGGTCGTGCACGCCGACTTCCCGGACCGCATCGTGGTGGCCCGCAACGGCTCGCCGGTCGTCCTCGGCATCGGCGACAAGGAGATGTTCGTCGCCTCGGACATCGCGGCCCTCGTCTCCCACACCCGCCAGATCGTCACCCTCGACGACGGCGAGATGGCGACCCTGAAGGCCGACGACTTCCGTACGTACACCACGGAGGGCACCCGCACGACGGCGTCCCCGACGACCGTGGAGTGGGAGGCCGCCTCGTACGACATGGGCGGCCACGACACGTACATGCACAAGGAGATCTTCGAGCAGGCCGACGCCGTGGACCGCGTGCTGCGCGGCCGCATCGACGACCGCTTCTCCACCGTGCACCTGGGCGGCCTGAACCTGGACGCCCGCGAGGCGCGTTCCGTGCGCCGCGTGAAGATCCTCGGCTGCGGCACCTCGTACCACGCGGGTCTGATCGGCGCCCAGATGATCGAGGAGCTGGCCCGCATCCCCGCGGACGCCGAGCCCGCCTCCGAGTTCCGCTACCGCAACCCGGTCGTGGACCCCGACACCCTGTACATCGCGGTGTCCCAGTCCGGCGAGACCTACGACGTCCTCGCGGCGGTCCAGGAGCTCAAGCGCAAGGGCGCCCGCGTCTTCGGCGTCGTGAACGTCGTCGGCTCGGCGATCGCCCGCGAGTCCGACGCCGGTGTCTACGTCCACGCGGGCCCGGAGGTCTGCGTCGTCTCGACCAAGTGCTTCACGAACACGACGGTCGCCTTCGCGCTGCTCGCCCTGCACCTCGGCCGCATCCGCGACCTGTCCGTCGCCGACGGCAAGCGCATCATCGAGGGCCTGCGCAAGCTCCCGGCCCAGATCACCGAGATCCTGGACCAGGAAGCGGAGATCAAGAAGATCGCCGAGGAGTACGCGGACGCCCGCTCGATGATGTTCATCGGCCGCGTCCGGGGCTACCCGGTGGCCCGCGAGGCGTCCCTGAAGCTCAAGGAGGTCTCCTACATCCACGCGGAGGCCTACCCGGCCTCGGAGCTGAAGCACGGCCCCCTCGCGCTCATCGAGCCGGCGCTCCCCACGGTCGCGATCGTCCCCGACGACGACCTGCTGGAGAAGAACCGCGCCGCGCTGGAGGAGATCAAGGCCCGCTCCGGCCGCATCCTGGCGGTGGCCCACCAGGAGCAGGAGAAGGCCGACCGCACGATCGTCGTCCCGAAGAACGAGGACGAGCTGGACCCGATCCTCATGGGCATCCCGCTCCAGCTCCTCGCCTACCACACGGCGCTGGCCCTCGGCCGCGACATCGACAAGCCGCGCAACCTGGCCAAGTCCGTCACGGTGGAGTAG
- a CDS encoding ABC transporter substrate-binding protein, with amino-acid sequence MRTTARKSRRAMTFAVVAALATGLLAGCASDDDDSSDGGSSGGAGGGGKTTLTIGTFGTFGYKQAGLYDEYMKLHPDITVKENVTTRTDVYWPKTVTRLQAGSGTDDVQAIEIGNITDAVQTQASKFVDLGKEVDKSQWLDWKLKQATTKDGKTIGLGTDIGPMAICYRKDLFKKAGLETDRAKLAEQWKGDWSKYVALGKDYMKKAPKGTKFVDSASSVYNAALGGESERYYKDETTVDWDKSEGVKKSWDVAMEVATSDMSAKLKQFDKAWDQGYANGTFASVACPAWMIGYIQEKSGKAGSGKWDVAAAPTAANWGGSFLGVPTASKHQKEAIAFTKWLTAPEQQAKVFAKQASFPSTPSAYGSLKPKAETAAYFSDAPLTQIFSDSAKTIPSQYFGIKDQPINTAITDIGILQVEQKGKSPEQGWDAASKEVKDVLGQ; translated from the coding sequence ATGCGCACGACTGCCCGAAAGTCCCGACGCGCGATGACCTTTGCGGTCGTCGCCGCCCTGGCCACGGGGCTGCTCGCCGGCTGCGCGAGCGATGACGACGACAGCTCCGACGGCGGATCGAGCGGAGGCGCCGGCGGCGGTGGCAAGACCACCCTCACCATCGGCACCTTCGGCACCTTCGGGTACAAGCAGGCGGGGCTGTACGACGAGTACATGAAGCTCCACCCGGACATCACCGTCAAGGAGAACGTCACCACCCGCACGGACGTCTACTGGCCCAAGACGGTCACCCGTCTCCAGGCCGGTTCCGGCACCGACGACGTGCAGGCCATCGAGATCGGCAACATCACCGACGCGGTGCAGACGCAGGCCTCCAAGTTCGTCGACCTGGGCAAGGAGGTCGACAAGTCCCAGTGGCTGGACTGGAAGCTGAAGCAGGCCACCACCAAGGACGGCAAGACCATAGGGCTCGGCACGGACATCGGTCCGATGGCGATCTGCTACCGCAAGGACCTGTTCAAGAAGGCCGGTCTGGAGACGGACCGCGCCAAGCTCGCCGAGCAGTGGAAGGGCGACTGGAGCAAGTACGTCGCCCTGGGCAAGGACTACATGAAGAAGGCGCCCAAGGGCACCAAGTTCGTGGACTCGGCGTCCTCCGTCTACAACGCGGCCCTCGGTGGCGAGTCCGAGCGCTACTACAAGGACGAGACCACCGTCGACTGGGACAAGTCCGAGGGTGTGAAGAAGTCCTGGGACGTCGCCATGGAGGTGGCGACCAGTGACATGTCGGCGAAGCTGAAGCAGTTCGACAAGGCGTGGGACCAGGGTTACGCGAACGGCACGTTCGCCAGCGTCGCCTGCCCCGCGTGGATGATCGGCTACATCCAGGAGAAGTCCGGCAAGGCCGGTTCCGGCAAGTGGGACGTGGCGGCGGCGCCGACCGCGGCCAACTGGGGCGGCTCGTTCCTCGGTGTGCCGACGGCGAGCAAGCACCAGAAGGAGGCCATCGCCTTCACGAAGTGGCTGACCGCCCCCGAGCAGCAGGCGAAGGTCTTCGCGAAGCAGGCCAGCTTCCCCTCGACGCCGTCCGCGTACGGGTCGCTGAAGCCGAAGGCCGAGACGGCCGCGTACTTCTCGGACGCTCCGCTGACGCAGATCTTCTCCGACTCGGCGAAGACCATCCCGTCGCAGTACTTCGGCATCAAGGACCAGCCGATCAACACCGCGATCACTGACATCGGCATCCTCCAGGTCGAGCAGAAGGGCAAGTCGCCCGAGCAGGGCTGGGACGCGGCGTCCAAGGAAGTCAAGGACGTGCTCGGACAGTGA
- a CDS encoding universal stress protein has protein sequence MAGHEFSEPEGRKRQVADHTVTPQAAEETRHACDPAFKHGVVVGFDGSMSSERALAYAIGMAHRSGSGLIIVHVANRLPTTVWAGCEPPVFVDVPDHRTEVLGLELACAEYLSEVPWILVERGGDICHELEEVGREYSADAIVVGSTHGLVGRIFGSVAGRLARRAQRPVVVIP, from the coding sequence ATGGCCGGTCACGAATTCTCCGAACCCGAAGGCCGCAAGCGGCAGGTCGCCGATCACACGGTGACCCCCCAGGCGGCGGAAGAAACACGTCACGCCTGCGATCCCGCGTTCAAGCACGGTGTCGTCGTCGGCTTCGACGGCTCCATGTCGAGCGAGCGCGCCCTGGCCTACGCGATCGGCATGGCCCACCGCTCGGGCTCGGGCCTGATCATCGTCCACGTGGCCAACAGGCTGCCGACGACCGTGTGGGCGGGGTGTGAGCCCCCGGTCTTCGTCGACGTGCCGGACCACAGGACCGAGGTGCTCGGGCTGGAGCTGGCCTGTGCGGAGTACCTGTCCGAGGTGCCCTGGATCCTCGTCGAGCGCGGTGGCGACATCTGCCACGAGCTGGAGGAGGTCGGCCGCGAGTACTCCGCCGACGCCATCGTGGTCGGCTCGACGCACGGGCTCGTGGGGCGGATCTTCGGCTCGGTGGCGGGCCGGCTCGCGCGGCGGGCCCAGCGACCCGTCGTCGTCATTCCGTAA
- a CDS encoding sugar ABC transporter permease, whose protein sequence is MTVSKEALAQSASSAEAAPSDKEGAARGTHGRGTAKAPDSWRSRLYRWDMKASPYAFISPFFIIFGAFSLVPLLYTAWYSLHNVQLSSLDTQTWAGLDNYTNLFASDFFWNALRNTFSIGLLSTVPQLAVAIWLAHMLNYRLRGSTLWRVVMLTPYATSVAAATLVFALLYQPENGMINWAFDLVGLDPVNWKESDWGSQFAISSIVIWRWTGYNALIYLAAMQAIPADLYESAALDGANRWQQFRHVTIPMLRPTILFTVVVSTIGATQLFGEPLLFGGVSGSKGGSEHQYQTLGLYMYDQGWMIGNLGKASAIAWSMFLILLVIAAINMLISRRLRKSQ, encoded by the coding sequence GTGACCGTGTCAAAAGAGGCTCTCGCGCAGTCCGCGTCGAGTGCCGAAGCCGCGCCCTCCGACAAGGAGGGCGCGGCCCGCGGTACTCACGGTCGCGGTACGGCCAAGGCTCCTGACTCGTGGCGCAGCCGGCTGTACCGCTGGGACATGAAGGCGTCGCCGTACGCGTTCATCTCCCCGTTCTTCATCATCTTCGGCGCCTTCTCGCTGGTGCCGCTGCTCTACACGGCCTGGTACTCGCTGCACAACGTGCAGCTGTCCTCCCTGGACACACAGACCTGGGCCGGCCTCGACAACTACACGAACCTGTTCGCGTCGGACTTCTTCTGGAACGCCCTGCGCAACACGTTCAGCATCGGTCTGCTGTCGACCGTGCCGCAGCTGGCGGTCGCGATCTGGCTCGCGCACATGCTCAACTACCGGCTGCGCGGCTCGACCTTGTGGCGCGTCGTGATGCTCACCCCGTACGCGACCTCGGTGGCGGCGGCGACGCTGGTCTTCGCGCTGCTGTACCAGCCCGAGAACGGCATGATCAACTGGGCGTTCGACCTGGTCGGTCTCGACCCGGTCAACTGGAAGGAATCCGACTGGGGTTCACAGTTCGCGATCTCCTCGATCGTGATCTGGCGGTGGACCGGTTACAACGCGCTGATCTACCTCGCCGCGATGCAGGCCATTCCGGCGGACCTGTACGAGTCGGCGGCGCTCGACGGCGCCAACCGCTGGCAGCAGTTCCGGCACGTGACCATCCCGATGCTGCGTCCGACGATCCTGTTCACCGTGGTCGTCTCGACCATCGGCGCGACCCAACTGTTCGGCGAGCCCCTGCTGTTCGGTGGCGTCAGCGGCTCCAAGGGCGGGTCCGAGCACCAGTACCAGACGCTCGGTCTGTACATGTACGACCAGGGCTGGATGATCGGCAACCTGGGCAAGGCCTCCGCCATCGCCTGGTCGATGTTCCTGATCCTGCTGGTCATCGCCGCGATCAACATGCTGATCTCCCGACGGCTGAGGAAGTCCCAATGA
- the orn gene encoding oligoribonuclease → MNDRMVWIDCEMTGLSLANDALIEVAALVTDSELNVLGDGVDIVIRPPDEALEQMPEVVRTMHTASGLLDELAAGTTLADAEEQVLSYVREHVKDAGKAPLCGNSVGTDRGFLLRDMPTLEEYLHYRIVDVSSVKELARRWYPRAYFNSPEKNGNHRALADIRESIAELRYYREAVFVPQPGPDSDTAKSIAAKYVLPAE, encoded by the coding sequence ATGAACGATCGCATGGTGTGGATCGACTGCGAGATGACCGGACTCTCGCTGGCGAACGACGCGCTCATCGAGGTGGCCGCACTGGTCACCGATTCGGAGCTGAACGTACTCGGCGACGGTGTGGACATCGTGATCCGCCCGCCGGACGAGGCGCTGGAACAGATGCCCGAGGTGGTGCGCACCATGCACACCGCCTCGGGCCTCCTCGACGAGCTGGCAGCCGGTACGACGCTGGCCGACGCCGAGGAGCAGGTCCTGTCCTACGTACGTGAACACGTCAAGGACGCGGGCAAGGCCCCGCTCTGCGGGAACTCGGTCGGCACCGACCGCGGATTCCTGCTGCGCGACATGCCGACGCTGGAGGAGTACCTCCACTACCGGATCGTCGATGTGTCCTCGGTCAAGGAACTGGCCCGGCGCTGGTACCCGAGGGCGTACTTCAACAGTCCGGAGAAGAACGGCAACCACCGGGCCCTCGCCGACATCCGCGAGTCCATCGCGGAGCTGCGCTACTACCGCGAGGCGGTCTTCGTCCCGCAGCCGGGCCCGGACTCCGACACCGCGAAGTCGATCGCGGCGAAGTACGTCCTGCCTGCGGAATAG
- a CDS encoding carbohydrate ABC transporter permease, with the protein MTTTDVTLPQVAPPDAQGRRGRRRVMGAGKHLHAGPVTYVVLALFAAVSLAPLLWTVVAASRTNARLAQTPPPFWIGGNLFKNLERAWNEAGMGTAMVNTILVASAITVGTVLFSTLAGFAFAKLQFRFSSLLLLLTIGTMMVPPQLAVVPLYLWMSDLGWANQLQTVILPTLVSAFGTFFMRQYLVGALPSELIEAARVDGASSLRVVWHVVFPAARPAMAVLGLLTFVMAWNDFLWPIIALNAENPTVQVALNQLGTGYIPDDSVIMAGALLGTLPLLIAFLLFGKQIVGGIMQGAVKG; encoded by the coding sequence ATGACCACCACTGATGTGACGTTGCCTCAGGTGGCCCCGCCGGACGCGCAGGGCCGTCGCGGCCGGCGGCGGGTGATGGGCGCGGGCAAGCACCTGCACGCGGGCCCTGTCACGTACGTCGTCCTGGCCCTGTTCGCCGCGGTGTCGCTGGCCCCGCTGCTGTGGACTGTGGTCGCGGCCTCGCGCACCAACGCGCGGCTCGCGCAGACCCCGCCGCCGTTCTGGATCGGCGGCAACCTGTTCAAGAACCTCGAACGGGCGTGGAACGAGGCGGGCATGGGGACCGCGATGGTCAACACGATCCTCGTGGCGTCCGCCATCACGGTCGGCACGGTGCTCTTCTCCACGCTGGCCGGATTCGCCTTCGCCAAGCTGCAGTTCAGGTTCTCCAGCCTGCTGCTCCTGCTCACCATCGGCACGATGATGGTGCCGCCGCAGCTCGCGGTCGTCCCGCTGTACCTGTGGATGTCGGACCTCGGCTGGGCCAACCAGTTGCAGACGGTCATCCTGCCGACCCTGGTCAGCGCCTTCGGTACGTTCTTCATGCGGCAGTACCTGGTGGGGGCGCTGCCGAGCGAGCTCATCGAGGCCGCGCGGGTCGACGGGGCGAGCAGTCTGCGGGTCGTGTGGCACGTCGTCTTCCCGGCGGCGCGTCCGGCGATGGCCGTGCTCGGACTCCTGACGTTCGTCATGGCCTGGAACGACTTCCTGTGGCCGATCATCGCGCTCAACGCCGAGAACCCGACGGTCCAGGTCGCCCTGAACCAGTTGGGCACCGGCTACATCCCCGACGACTCGGTGATCATGGCCGGTGCGTTGCTCGGGACGCTGCCGCTGCTCATCGCGTTCCTGCTGTTCGGCAAGCAGATCGTGGGCGGCATCATGCAGGGCGCCGTCAAGGGGTAG
- a CDS encoding LacI family DNA-binding transcriptional regulator, with protein sequence MAARGTHSRRPTLEEVAARAGVGRGTVSRVINGSPRVSDRTRAAVEEAVAELGYVPNTAARALAANRTDSIAVVVPEAESRFFSEPYFSGMVGGVGMALAETNLQLLLTFARGEREQDRLAAYLAAHRVDGVLLVSVHADDPLADRLLQMDIPTVISGPRSADEPLPSVDTDNYAGARSAVEHLISRGRRSVAIIAGPLDVYGAQRRLAGYEDELGASGFAYDEKLVAYGDFTEEGGRRCMADLLERSPGLDAVFACSDLMASGARQVLREAGRRIPDDVALVGFDDSMIARHMEPGLTSVRQPTRDMGRAMTGLLLDEIALAAEGKRSSVRRGAERHLVLPTELVIRASS encoded by the coding sequence ATGGCGGCTCGCGGCACTCACAGCAGGCGTCCGACCCTTGAGGAGGTCGCGGCCAGGGCAGGCGTCGGCCGGGGCACGGTCTCCCGGGTGATCAACGGATCCCCCCGGGTCAGCGACCGTACGCGGGCGGCGGTCGAGGAGGCGGTCGCCGAGCTCGGCTACGTACCGAACACGGCGGCGCGGGCCCTCGCGGCCAACCGCACGGACTCCATAGCGGTGGTCGTCCCCGAGGCCGAGTCCCGGTTCTTCTCCGAGCCCTACTTCTCCGGCATGGTCGGCGGTGTCGGCATGGCCCTCGCCGAGACCAACCTGCAGCTTCTGCTGACGTTCGCACGTGGCGAGCGCGAACAGGACCGCCTCGCGGCCTACCTCGCCGCGCACCGCGTGGACGGCGTCCTGCTGGTCTCCGTGCACGCCGACGACCCGCTCGCCGACCGTCTCCTCCAGATGGACATCCCGACCGTGATCAGCGGCCCGCGCTCCGCCGACGAGCCGCTGCCCTCGGTCGACACCGACAACTACGCCGGCGCCCGCTCCGCCGTCGAGCACCTGATCTCCCGCGGCCGCCGCTCCGTCGCCATCATCGCGGGCCCGCTCGACGTCTACGGCGCCCAGCGGCGACTCGCCGGATACGAGGACGAACTGGGCGCGTCCGGATTCGCGTACGACGAGAAACTGGTGGCCTACGGAGACTTCACCGAGGAGGGCGGCCGGCGGTGCATGGCTGATCTTCTTGAACGCAGTCCCGGTCTGGACGCCGTCTTCGCCTGCTCCGACCTGATGGCCTCGGGCGCCCGCCAGGTGCTGCGCGAGGCGGGCCGGCGCATCCCGGACGACGTCGCCCTGGTCGGCTTCGACGACTCCATGATCGCCCGCCACATGGAGCCCGGCCTGACCAGCGTGCGCCAGCCCACCCGGGACATGGGCCGGGCCATGACGGGGCTGCTCCTGGACGAGATCGCGCTCGCCGCCGAGGGCAAGCGCTCCTCGGTCCGCAGGGGCGCGGAGCGGCACCTGGTGCTCCCCACGGAGCTGGTGATACGCGCCTCGTCGTGA
- a CDS encoding helix-turn-helix domain-containing protein, whose product MSHDSTTAPEAAARKLTGRRRREIVAVLLFSGGPIFESSIPLSVFGIDRQDAGVPRYRLLVCAGEEGPLRTTGGLELTAPHGLEAIARAGTVVVPAWRSITSPPPEEALDALRRAHEEGARIVGLCTGAFVLAAAGLLDGRPATTHWMYAPTLAKRYPSVHVDPRELFVDDGDVLTSAGTAAGIDLCLHIVRTDHGNEAAGALARRLVVPPRRSGGQERYLDRSLPEEIGADPLAEVVAWALEHLHEQFDVETLAARAYMSRRTFDRRFRSLTGSAPLQWLITQRVLQAQRLLETSDYSVDEVAGRCGFRSPVALRGHFRRQLGSSPAAYRAAYRARRPQSGDSPGSNGKSDKPVEIAPVQGPDTPGTGPVPAQSRRTAAASALGVSAASLPTGPTGHAEGAGQHSEAFAPGRASLPGPRTAP is encoded by the coding sequence ATGAGCCACGACTCCACCACTGCGCCGGAGGCGGCGGCTCGCAAGCTGACAGGCAGGCGGCGGCGAGAGATCGTCGCGGTGCTGCTCTTCAGCGGCGGACCCATCTTCGAAAGTTCCATTCCGCTCTCCGTGTTCGGAATCGACCGTCAGGACGCGGGAGTTCCTCGTTACCGGTTGCTGGTGTGCGCCGGCGAAGAGGGACCGCTGCGGACCACGGGGGGACTCGAACTCACCGCACCGCACGGCCTGGAGGCGATCGCGCGGGCAGGCACGGTCGTCGTGCCGGCCTGGCGCTCGATCACCTCTCCGCCGCCGGAGGAGGCCCTCGACGCGCTGCGCCGCGCGCACGAGGAGGGCGCCCGCATCGTCGGCCTGTGCACCGGCGCGTTCGTGCTCGCCGCGGCAGGGCTGCTCGACGGCCGCCCGGCGACCACGCACTGGATGTACGCGCCGACGCTCGCCAAGCGCTATCCGTCGGTCCACGTGGACCCGCGCGAGCTCTTCGTCGACGACGGCGACGTGCTCACCAGCGCCGGCACCGCGGCCGGAATCGATCTGTGCCTGCACATCGTGCGCACGGACCACGGCAACGAGGCGGCCGGAGCGCTCGCCCGCCGCCTGGTGGTCCCACCGCGCCGCAGCGGCGGTCAGGAGCGCTACCTCGACAGGTCTTTACCCGAGGAGATCGGCGCGGACCCGCTGGCCGAGGTCGTCGCCTGGGCCCTGGAGCACCTCCACGAGCAGTTCGACGTGGAGACGCTGGCCGCCCGCGCCTACATGAGCCGCCGCACCTTCGACCGCCGCTTCCGGTCGCTGACGGGGTCCGCCCCGCTCCAGTGGCTGATCACGCAGCGGGTGCTGCAGGCCCAGCGGCTCCTGGAGACCTCCGACTACTCGGTCGACGAGGTGGCCGGGCGCTGCGGGTTCCGCTCCCCCGTCGCGCTGCGCGGACACTTCCGGCGCCAGCTGGGCTCGTCCCCTGCCGCGTACCGGGCGGCGTACCGCGCGCGCAGGCCGCAGTCCGGCGACAGCCCGGGGAGCAACGGGAAGTCCGACAAGCCCGTCGAGATCGCACCGGTGCAGGGGCCCGACACCCCGGGCACGGGGCCGGTCCCGGCCCAGTCGCGGCGCACCGCCGCGGCGTCCGCGCTCGGCGTCTCCGCGGCCTCGCTGCCCACGGGGCCGACCGGGCACGCGGAGGGTGCGGGGCAGCACTCCGAGGCGTTCGCGCCGGGCCGGGCGAGCCTTCCCGGACCGCGCACGGCACCGTAG